One part of the Vogesella sp. LIG4 genome encodes these proteins:
- a CDS encoding type II secretion system protein — MIFPPCSAPARHRHRLQRLGFTLIELVMTLALVGIVALTVLPFSELMVQRQKEQQLSQALREIRTALDAYKDASDNGFIEKEVGESGYPPTLTVLADGVKNAKDPDGKLMMFLRRVPRDPFFAGDPGTPPEDTWNKRAYGDPVDTGDTSSETQDAKDVFDVSSKSDFVGINGIPYKQW; from the coding sequence ATGATCTTTCCGCCCTGCTCCGCTCCCGCCCGCCACCGGCACCGACTCCAGCGCCTTGGCTTCACGCTGATCGAGCTGGTGATGACCCTGGCGCTCGTCGGCATCGTGGCGCTGACGGTGCTGCCGTTTTCCGAGCTGATGGTGCAGCGTCAGAAGGAGCAGCAGCTGAGCCAGGCGCTGCGCGAAATTCGCACGGCACTGGATGCATATAAGGATGCCAGCGACAACGGCTTTATCGAGAAGGAGGTTGGCGAGTCCGGCTACCCGCCCACGCTGACGGTGCTGGCCGACGGGGTGAAGAATGCCAAGGACCCCGACGGCAAGCTGATGATGTTCCTGCGCCGGGTGCCGCGCGACCCGTTCTTTGCCGGCGACCCGGGCACGCCGCCCGAAGACACCTGGAACAAGCGCGCCTACGGCGACCCGGTGGACACTGGCGACACGTCGTCGGAAACACAGGATGCCAAGGATGTCTTCGATGTGTCGTCGAAGTCTGATTTTGTCGGCATCAATGGCATCCCTTACAAGCAATGGTGA
- a CDS encoding type IV pilus secretin PilQ: MFLVLQTLAGCASHQDLKSLRDASKQQPTNAMAQLDYLRERNLQVNLLLDQAEQLRQAQKLDEAERQVQSALAFDPSSERARRIAAAIQLDRRSLVMLQEADRMMKRGSYARAAERVHEVLTINPTSELALQMLGDIEEKRRLQRAEKEDKVSTSSIMSKPVSLQFRDANLRMVFEALSRTSGLNVILDRDVRTDLKTTIFVTNAPLQDVVDLILMQNQLGKKVLNANSLFVYPDSPTKRQEYQELKVRTFQLTNIDAKQIQSLLKSLLKTKEVVVDEHANTVTIRDTPDAIRVAEQMITAQDLPDPEVMLEVQVLEVSHDRLTDLGISWPSSFSLSTPSSASTMGALRKLRIGDLNASGLSLGANFKLTDTDANLLASPRIRARNKEKAKILIGDKVPVISNSSTPSTSGPSFAQTIQYLDVGIKLEVEPQIYRDNDVGIKLNLEVSNITKTISSNDTQTGLSSLAYQIGTRSASTSLRLKDGETQVLGGLISDEDRTTADKVPGLGQLPILGHLFSDHNGDHGKTEIVLQITPHIVRPQLSADADMQELWSGTDSNIRTEQLQLDTDGSSVTASQPGNVGGGTSGAALKRDNVPGNTANAVPPTGAFGQPAPAPRTTPPPVPYGGRFSTTPLPPPTPVAPAAPAAADAAAATNGPPDAAVSPAQAPNPAPAPAPEPAAAPATPSGMPPAGMPTMPSDIPSDNPLHPIGG; encoded by the coding sequence GTGTTTCTCGTCCTGCAGACATTGGCCGGCTGCGCCAGCCACCAGGATCTGAAATCGCTGCGGGATGCCAGCAAGCAGCAACCCACCAATGCCATGGCACAGCTCGACTACCTGCGCGAGCGCAACCTGCAGGTGAATCTGCTGCTCGACCAGGCCGAACAGCTGCGCCAGGCGCAGAAGCTCGACGAAGCCGAAAGACAGGTCCAGTCCGCCCTCGCCTTCGACCCGTCCAGCGAACGCGCGCGCAGGATTGCCGCCGCGATTCAGCTGGACCGCCGCAGCCTGGTAATGCTGCAGGAGGCAGATCGCATGATGAAGCGCGGCTCGTACGCACGGGCCGCCGAGCGCGTGCATGAAGTACTGACGATCAACCCGACCAGCGAGCTGGCCCTGCAGATGCTGGGGGACATCGAGGAAAAACGGCGCCTGCAACGGGCGGAGAAGGAAGACAAGGTTTCCACCTCTTCCATCATGAGCAAGCCGGTTTCGCTGCAGTTCCGTGATGCCAACCTGCGCATGGTGTTCGAAGCGCTGTCACGCACCTCGGGCCTGAACGTGATCCTCGACCGTGATGTCCGCACCGATCTGAAGACCACCATCTTCGTCACCAATGCCCCGCTGCAGGATGTGGTCGACCTGATCCTGATGCAGAACCAGCTGGGCAAGAAAGTGCTGAACGCCAACAGCCTGTTCGTCTACCCGGACAGCCCGACCAAGCGGCAGGAATACCAGGAACTGAAGGTACGCACCTTCCAGCTGACCAATATCGATGCCAAGCAGATCCAGTCGCTGCTGAAGAGCCTGCTCAAGACCAAGGAAGTGGTCGTGGACGAGCACGCCAACACGGTCACCATCCGGGATACGCCGGACGCGATCCGGGTGGCCGAGCAGATGATTACCGCCCAGGACCTGCCGGACCCTGAAGTCATGCTGGAAGTACAGGTGCTGGAGGTATCGCACGACCGGCTGACCGATCTTGGCATCAGCTGGCCGAGTTCATTCTCCCTGTCCACCCCCAGCTCTGCCAGCACCATGGGTGCCTTGCGCAAGCTCAGGATCGGCGACCTTAACGCAAGCGGCCTGTCACTGGGCGCCAACTTCAAGCTCACCGATACCGATGCCAACCTGCTGGCCAGCCCGCGCATCCGCGCGCGCAACAAGGAAAAGGCGAAGATCCTGATCGGTGACAAGGTGCCGGTCATCTCCAATTCGAGCACCCCCAGCACCAGCGGCCCCTCGTTTGCCCAGACCATCCAGTACCTGGATGTCGGCATCAAGCTGGAGGTCGAGCCACAGATCTACCGGGATAACGATGTGGGGATCAAGCTCAACCTTGAAGTCAGCAACATCACCAAGACCATCTCCAGCAACGACACGCAGACGGGGCTCAGCTCGCTGGCGTACCAGATCGGCACGCGCAGTGCGTCGACCAGCCTGCGCCTCAAGGATGGCGAAACCCAGGTTCTTGGCGGGCTGATCTCGGATGAAGACCGCACCACCGCAGACAAGGTGCCGGGCCTGGGCCAGCTGCCGATTCTTGGCCACCTGTTCTCGGATCACAACGGCGACCACGGCAAGACGGAGATAGTGCTGCAGATCACACCGCACATCGTCCGGCCGCAGCTGTCCGCGGATGCGGACATGCAAGAACTCTGGTCCGGCACCGACAGCAATATCCGCACGGAACAACTGCAGCTGGATACCGACGGCAGCAGCGTCACGGCAAGCCAGCCCGGCAATGTAGGAGGCGGCACCAGCGGCGCCGCACTCAAGCGTGACAACGTACCGGGCAATACTGCCAATGCGGTGCCGCCCACTGGCGCGTTTGGTCAGCCGGCGCCGGCTCCGCGCACGACACCGCCACCGGTACCGTATGGCGGGCGCTTCTCGACCACACCGCTGCCACCGCCCACCCCCGTAGCCCCGGCAGCGCCAGCGGCAGCCGATGCAGCAGCCGCGACCAATGGCCCGCCGGATGCCGCTGTCTCGCCGGCCCAGGCGCCCAACCCGGCTCCCGCACCGGCACCCGAGCCCGCTGCAGCGCCCGCCACCCCGTCCGGCATGCCGCCCGCCGGCATGCCGACGATGCCCAGCGATATTCCGAGCGACAACCCGCTCCACCCGATCGGGGGTTAG
- a CDS encoding GspE/PulE family protein has protein sequence MEPNATLTPPHRIQFRDALRSLAERYGSGTRALEELMAQEVLDAGEMLALLAEQFRMKPISLRELNQLEPDFDFFPFVEAAARLCVCFRQGNGLLFVIADPLDTRTRGIVDQRMRSQPTIPYSWALANIGDINAYLTVREKDVRAMDTLALDSRTQHASAPSALALTLQGISSDDSPVVRLLNSTIYDALKMMASDIHLESRAHGLLIKCRVDGVLTVVARAEGRDFADQVISRVKVISELDIAERRVPQDGRFKANYAGRDIDFRVSIMPNQFGEDAVLRILDRYQLSQTDGGLTLEALGFEEAHTRFMRSLAAMPYGMLLVTGPTGSGKTTTLYAILTEINDGLDKIVTIEDPVEYQLGDILQIPVNEAKGLTFARGLRSILRHDPDKIMVGEIRDSETAQIAVQAALTGHQVFTTVHANNVFDVIGRFTNMGVDSYSFVSALNGIVAQRLVRQCCPDCAIEEAVDADTLLRSGIDPDQAGSFHFHRGTGCASCRGSGYRGRRAIAEALRINDELRQLLSERAPLMQIKNSAMHYGMQSLRTAAVGLVARGVTTLEEINRVTVIE, from the coding sequence ATGGAACCCAATGCTACGCTGACGCCTCCCCACCGCATCCAGTTTCGCGATGCGCTGCGCTCCCTTGCAGAACGCTACGGCTCGGGCACCCGGGCGCTGGAAGAACTCATGGCGCAGGAGGTGCTTGATGCCGGCGAGATGCTGGCCCTGCTGGCCGAACAGTTCCGCATGAAGCCGATCAGCCTGCGCGAGCTGAACCAGCTGGAGCCGGATTTCGACTTCTTCCCGTTCGTGGAGGCCGCAGCCCGGCTGTGCGTGTGCTTCCGCCAGGGTAACGGCCTGCTGTTCGTGATTGCCGACCCGCTGGATACCCGCACCCGCGGCATCGTGGACCAGCGCATGCGCTCGCAGCCAACCATCCCCTACAGCTGGGCGCTGGCCAATATCGGCGACATCAACGCCTACCTGACGGTGCGGGAAAAAGACGTGCGCGCCATGGATACGCTGGCACTCGACAGCCGTACCCAGCATGCGAGCGCCCCGTCTGCGCTGGCGCTGACCCTGCAGGGCATCAGCAGCGACGACAGCCCGGTGGTGCGCCTGCTCAATTCCACCATCTACGACGCGCTGAAAATGATGGCGAGCGACATCCACCTCGAAAGCCGCGCCCACGGCCTGCTGATCAAGTGCCGGGTGGATGGCGTGCTGACGGTGGTGGCCCGCGCCGAGGGGCGCGATTTTGCCGACCAGGTAATCTCGCGCGTCAAGGTGATTTCCGAGCTGGACATCGCCGAGCGCCGCGTACCGCAGGATGGGCGCTTCAAGGCGAACTACGCAGGGCGCGACATTGATTTCCGGGTGTCGATCATGCCCAACCAGTTCGGCGAAGACGCCGTGCTGCGCATTCTCGACCGCTATCAGTTGTCGCAAACCGACGGCGGGCTGACGCTGGAGGCACTGGGCTTCGAAGAAGCGCACACCCGTTTCATGCGCTCACTCGCTGCCATGCCCTACGGCATGCTGCTGGTCACCGGGCCTACCGGCAGCGGCAAGACCACCACGCTGTACGCCATCCTCACCGAGATCAACGACGGCCTCGACAAGATCGTGACCATCGAAGACCCGGTGGAATACCAGCTGGGCGACATCCTGCAGATTCCGGTGAACGAAGCCAAGGGCCTCACCTTTGCACGCGGGCTGCGCTCCATTCTGCGGCACGACCCGGACAAGATCATGGTCGGCGAAATCCGCGATTCGGAAACCGCGCAAATCGCCGTGCAGGCGGCCCTTACCGGCCACCAGGTGTTCACCACCGTGCATGCCAACAATGTGTTCGACGTCATCGGCCGCTTCACCAATATGGGCGTCGATTCCTACAGCTTCGTCTCCGCCCTGAACGGCATCGTGGCGCAGCGCCTGGTGCGGCAGTGCTGCCCGGACTGCGCCATCGAAGAAGCAGTGGATGCCGACACCCTGCTGCGCTCGGGCATCGACCCCGACCAGGCAGGCAGCTTCCATTTTCACCGCGGCACCGGCTGCGCCTCGTGCCGCGGCAGCGGCTACCGTGGCCGGCGCGCCATTGCCGAGGCCCTGCGCATCAACGACGAGTTGCGCCAGCTGCTGTCGGAACGCGCCCCGCTCATGCAGATCAAGAACTCGGCGATGCACTACGGCATGCAGTCGTTACGCACGGCAGCCGTCGGGCTGGTTGCGCGCGGCGTAACAACTCTCGAGGAGATTAATCGTGTCACAGTCATCGAATAA
- a CDS encoding type II secretion system F family protein, whose product MQTIRIEGDSSNAAVASANARGLRVVSVRADTRQQALRLGLAALPGARLDVNLFAREFAALLDAGVGVIDALRTLSSNEHNESSAQVYRNLLRQLEQGQPLFRALESVSSIFPKVLIACVKASEQTGDLSSSLKRYSRNSETLQELRGRVVAAAIYPAVLLAVGIAVVLFLLGFVVPRFADLLEHSGRTLPLLSQWLIAWGSMVHAHSSSVAAALAAGMLAAVAACRQNRVRSWIADRILALPGIGAHFRLFRQSQFFHTTAMLIDGGIPALQAFDLARDLISRADRSALNGAMQQVRNGGKVSDAFQQNGLADEITYRLLTVAEKSGSLGPILDQVASFQESKVRRAIDLISRLVEPAMMVVIGVVIGGIIVLMYMPIFEIASSIQ is encoded by the coding sequence GTGCAAACGATCCGGATCGAAGGCGACTCTTCAAATGCCGCAGTAGCCAGCGCCAACGCGCGTGGCCTGCGCGTGGTGTCGGTTCGCGCCGACACGCGCCAGCAGGCCCTTCGCCTGGGCCTGGCGGCACTGCCGGGCGCCAGGCTCGATGTCAACCTGTTCGCCCGGGAGTTCGCCGCCCTGCTCGATGCCGGGGTCGGCGTCATCGATGCCCTGCGCACGCTGAGCAGCAACGAGCACAACGAGTCCTCGGCACAGGTGTACCGCAACCTGCTGCGGCAACTGGAGCAGGGGCAACCGCTGTTCCGGGCGCTGGAATCCGTCAGCAGCATTTTCCCCAAGGTACTCATTGCCTGCGTCAAGGCCAGCGAGCAGACCGGAGACCTGTCGAGCAGCCTGAAGCGCTACTCGCGCAATAGCGAGACGCTGCAGGAGCTGCGCGGGCGCGTGGTGGCAGCCGCCATCTATCCGGCGGTACTGCTGGCAGTCGGCATCGCCGTGGTGCTGTTCCTGCTGGGATTCGTGGTGCCCCGCTTCGCCGACCTGCTGGAACACAGTGGCCGCACACTGCCACTGCTGTCGCAGTGGCTGATCGCCTGGGGCAGCATGGTGCATGCACACAGCAGCAGCGTGGCGGCCGCTCTTGCCGCCGGCATGTTGGCCGCAGTGGCCGCATGCCGCCAAAACAGGGTACGCAGCTGGATTGCGGACCGCATCCTGGCATTGCCGGGCATCGGTGCCCATTTCCGCCTGTTCCGCCAATCCCAGTTCTTCCACACCACGGCAATGCTGATCGATGGCGGCATTCCCGCCCTGCAGGCCTTCGATCTGGCCCGCGACCTGATCAGCCGTGCCGACCGCTCCGCGCTGAACGGTGCGATGCAGCAGGTACGCAACGGCGGCAAGGTTTCCGATGCCTTCCAGCAGAACGGGCTTGCCGACGAGATCACCTACCGCCTGCTCACCGTGGCGGAGAAGAGCGGCAGCCTGGGCCCGATCCTGGACCAGGTAGCAAGCTTTCAGGAGTCGAAGGTGCGACGCGCCATCGACCTGATTTCCCGGCTGGTGGAGCCCGCCATGATGGTGGTGATCGGGGTGGTGATCGGCGGAATCATCGTGCTGATGTACATGCCGATCTTCGAGATTGCTTCCAGCATCCAGTAG
- a CDS encoding outer membrane protein — MKFANLCLSAVAMCCMSAAFAAQGNFTGPSISLGLGSSSNKIKYGGFLDGQSSSKTDVVSDLQFNYGIAAGSNWVIGLGASYDLNDRKFGTVNYIDGGPQTVDVKLKEHWSLFVTPGYLVQPDLLVYGKLAYHGAKGEYHDTDVGNGTRHHQGIGYGVGVNYALTRAIELGAEVQYVSLSRESANLSNGKPSFTEAMLRVGYRF; from the coding sequence ATGAAGTTTGCTAATTTGTGTCTGTCTGCTGTTGCCATGTGCTGCATGTCTGCTGCCTTTGCTGCGCAAGGCAATTTTACCGGCCCCTCCATCAGTCTTGGCCTGGGCAGTTCCAGTAACAAGATTAAGTATGGCGGTTTCCTGGATGGCCAGTCCAGCTCCAAAACCGATGTGGTATCCGATCTGCAGTTCAATTACGGTATTGCTGCCGGAAGTAACTGGGTTATTGGCCTGGGGGCGAGCTATGATCTGAACGATCGCAAATTTGGTACCGTGAATTACATCGACGGTGGCCCACAAACGGTGGATGTAAAGCTGAAAGAGCATTGGTCGCTGTTTGTTACGCCGGGCTATCTGGTACAGCCGGATCTGCTGGTATATGGCAAGCTGGCCTACCACGGCGCCAAAGGGGAATATCACGATACCGATGTCGGTAATGGCACCCGTCACCATCAGGGTATTGGTTATGGTGTTGGCGTGAATTATGCACTCACGCGCGCTATCGAATTGGGGGCGGAAGTGCAGTATGTCAGCCTGAGCCGTGAATCTGCCAACCTCTCGAACGGCAAACCTTCGTTTACCGAAGCCATGCTGCGTGTGGGCTATCGCTTCTAA
- a CDS encoding peptidylprolyl isomerase, with protein sequence MKITQNTAVTLRMKVTDSQGLVYDDGKSPVSYLHGDYDNLFPKLEAALEGQESGFQTTLELATEDTFGERDEALVTTMPKADFPPGIKVGGQIQRPGPDGQLRYYFVTKIKGPTVLLDGNHPLCGKTLRFALKVVDVREASAEEIAHQHVHGEHGHQH encoded by the coding sequence ATGAAAATCACCCAAAATACCGCCGTCACTCTGCGCATGAAAGTCACAGATAGCCAGGGTCTGGTTTACGACGATGGCAAGAGCCCCGTTTCCTACCTGCACGGCGATTACGACAACCTGTTCCCCAAACTGGAAGCTGCACTCGAAGGTCAGGAATCAGGCTTTCAAACCACGCTGGAACTTGCTACCGAAGACACCTTCGGCGAGCGCGACGAAGCACTGGTCACCACCATGCCCAAGGCCGACTTCCCGCCAGGCATCAAGGTAGGCGGCCAGATTCAGCGCCCTGGTCCGGATGGCCAACTGCGCTACTATTTCGTCACCAAGATCAAAGGCCCGACCGTATTGCTGGACGGCAACCACCCGCTTTGCGGCAAAACCCTGCGCTTCGCCCTCAAAGTTGTGGATGTACGTGAGGCAAGCGCCGAGGAAATTGCCCACCAGCATGTACATGGCGAGCACGGGCATCAGCACTGA
- a CDS encoding helix-turn-helix domain-containing protein — protein sequence MLAPGIVHSDFSVQGDARQSFLAWQERMSPVYDIQPSSRQAEDMFDASLSRYTIDNLSIFDFRTGPTLAVRSLGRVSTESIRDITFSIFLEGPPAQFLGGRQQPDASHTAPGPSILALDMDQPCTIRGFHGRMLLLFVPRALVEKSFPDAAALHGRWVHACTPVTRLLIEHVVALRRQIVGLSKEEAHQSFLTAVELIAAAFRHQAGLAGDARAAVRTAVYGQVRRHVEANLRNPNLTPDSVLASLHLSRASVYRLFEHEGGLAAYIRNRRLRMAADQLVRFPHREVQDIAWGLGFNDASSFTRAFRRAFDIAPRELHEYAPLLQCEHTRRERFT from the coding sequence ATGCTCGCTCCCGGCATCGTGCACAGCGACTTCAGCGTGCAAGGCGATGCCCGCCAAAGCTTCCTGGCCTGGCAGGAACGCATGAGCCCGGTCTATGACATACAGCCGTCGTCAAGGCAGGCGGAGGATATGTTTGATGCCTCGCTGTCTCGTTACACCATCGACAATCTGAGCATCTTCGACTTTCGCACCGGGCCAACCCTGGCCGTACGATCCTTGGGGCGGGTGTCGACCGAGAGCATTCGCGACATCACGTTCAGCATATTTCTTGAAGGGCCGCCGGCGCAGTTCCTGGGCGGCAGGCAGCAACCTGACGCGTCGCACACAGCTCCCGGGCCAAGCATTCTTGCGCTGGATATGGACCAGCCGTGCACCATCCGGGGTTTTCATGGCCGGATGCTGCTGCTGTTTGTGCCGCGCGCGCTGGTGGAAAAGTCCTTCCCTGATGCGGCCGCACTACATGGCCGCTGGGTTCACGCATGCACTCCGGTGACGCGGCTGCTGATCGAGCATGTGGTGGCGTTAAGGCGCCAAATCGTCGGGCTGAGCAAGGAGGAAGCGCATCAGTCTTTCCTCACTGCGGTAGAGCTCATCGCTGCGGCGTTCCGCCATCAAGCGGGCCTTGCCGGCGACGCCCGTGCGGCGGTGCGTACTGCCGTCTACGGGCAAGTACGGCGACATGTCGAGGCCAATCTGCGTAACCCGAACCTGACGCCGGACAGCGTTCTGGCATCGCTACATCTCTCACGTGCCAGCGTGTACCGGCTATTCGAGCATGAAGGTGGCCTGGCCGCTTATATCCGCAACCGCAGGCTGCGCATGGCAGCCGATCAACTGGTGCGCTTTCCGCATAGGGAAGTGCAGGATATTGCCTGGGGGCTGGGCTTCAATGATGCGTCGAGCTTTACGCGGGCATTCCGTCGCGCCTTCGACATCGCGCCGCGCGAGTTGCACGAGTACGCACCGTTGCTCCAGTGCGAACATACAAGGCGGGAACGCTTCACATAA